One part of the Chryseobacterium mulctrae genome encodes these proteins:
- the tsaE gene encoding tRNA (adenosine(37)-N6)-threonylcarbamoyltransferase complex ATPase subunit type 1 TsaE: MQFTIHEIGDWQKVVDSILPEIKHNILLLKGNLGAGKTTFTQFLLKNLDNEDEVNSPTYSIVNEYSSPKGKIYHFDLYRLKNIEEVYDIGIEEYLDNAFLCIIEWPEVYEEELYGLNYHSMSINNTGENREITFD; the protein is encoded by the coding sequence ATGCAATTTACTATTCATGAGATTGGCGACTGGCAAAAAGTCGTAGATTCTATTTTACCGGAAATTAAACACAATATTCTGCTTTTAAAAGGAAATTTGGGAGCAGGTAAAACTACTTTCACTCAGTTTCTGCTTAAAAATTTAGACAATGAAGATGAAGTAAACTCTCCTACTTATTCGATTGTAAATGAATACAGTTCGCCAAAAGGAAAAATCTACCATTTCGATCTGTACCGTTTAAAAAATATTGAAGAAGTATATGATATTGGTATTGAAGAATATCTTGATAATGCATTTTTGTGTATTATAGAATGGCCGGAAGTGTACGAAGAGGAACTTTACGGGTTAAATTATCACTCGATGAGCATCAATAATACCGGTGAAAACAGAGAAATTACATTCGATTAA
- the clpP gene encoding ATP-dependent Clp endopeptidase proteolytic subunit ClpP has protein sequence MDIKKEFRDFSTKHLGNNGLVTDQYMGMFNPTNLTPYIMEERRLNVAQMDVFSRLMMDRIIFLGTGIDDQVANIVTAQLLFLESADPSKDIQIYINSPGGSVYAGLGIYDTMQIIKPDVATICTGIAASMGAVLLVAGEKGKRSALKHSRVMIHQPSGGAQGVASDMEINLREMLKLKKELYDIISEHSGQTYEWVEKASDRDYWMTSTEAKDFGMVDEVLQRSKEKK, from the coding sequence ATGGACATTAAAAAAGAATTCAGAGATTTCTCTACAAAACACTTGGGAAATAACGGTTTGGTAACCGATCAGTATATGGGAATGTTTAATCCTACCAATCTTACTCCTTACATTATGGAGGAAAGAAGATTAAACGTTGCTCAAATGGACGTTTTCTCTCGTTTGATGATGGATAGAATTATTTTCTTAGGAACAGGAATTGACGATCAGGTTGCAAATATTGTAACGGCTCAGTTGTTATTCTTAGAAAGTGCAGATCCTTCAAAAGATATTCAGATCTACATCAATTCTCCAGGAGGAAGCGTTTATGCAGGTTTAGGAATTTATGACACGATGCAGATCATCAAGCCGGATGTTGCTACAATCTGTACAGGTATTGCTGCTTCAATGGGTGCGGTTTTATTGGTTGCAGGTGAAAAAGGAAAGCGTTCTGCTTTGAAACACTCAAGAGTAATGATTCACCAACCTTCTGGTGGAGCTCAAGGTGTTGCTTCTGATATGGAAATCAATTTAAGAGAAATGTTGAAGCTTAAAAAAGAGTTGTATGACATTATTTCTGAACATTCAGGACAAACTTACGAGTGGGTTGAGAAAGCTTCAGACAGAGATTACTGGATGACTTCTACCGAAGCTAAAGATTTTGGAATGGTAGATGAGGTTTTACAAAGATCTAAAGAGAAGAAATAA
- a CDS encoding alanine dehydrogenase, translated as MSTTNIFTPFSEEELIPKEEKLEVIKKGKQFSIGIPKETCLNERRTCITPDAVQVLVENGHEIIIESGAGQGSFFTDLQYSESGARITQDAKEAFSQDLVLKINPPTEEEIDYFKPNTYLVSALQINLRDKDYFTKIAEKKINAIAFEFIADEYKQLALVRLIGEIAGSVSILYASELLALSNGLMLGGITGVRPTEVVVLGAGIVGEFATKAAIGLGASVKVFDNSLSKLRRLHTLVDSRVPTSIIDPKELSKSLRRADVVIGALPRLNMQPIVTEDMVMKMKKGSVIIDIVIDNGKAIETSELTTMDDPYIIKHGVIHCGLPNLTSKMPRTTTKAISNFFLSYILNYDLEGGFENMLIRKNEMKQSLYMYKGRHTKKVICDRFGLTYHDINLLIF; from the coding sequence ATGAGTACTACAAATATTTTTACTCCTTTTTCAGAGGAAGAATTAATTCCGAAGGAAGAGAAGCTGGAAGTTATTAAAAAAGGAAAACAGTTTAGCATAGGAATCCCTAAAGAAACCTGTCTCAACGAAAGAAGAACGTGCATAACGCCCGATGCAGTACAGGTTTTGGTAGAAAACGGTCACGAAATCATCATTGAATCTGGTGCAGGACAAGGCTCATTTTTCACAGATTTACAGTACTCAGAATCAGGAGCAAGAATTACTCAGGATGCTAAAGAAGCATTTTCTCAGGATCTGGTTTTAAAAATTAATCCACCTACAGAAGAAGAAATTGATTATTTCAAGCCTAATACTTACTTAGTTTCTGCGCTTCAGATCAATTTAAGAGATAAAGATTATTTCACAAAAATTGCTGAGAAAAAAATCAATGCTATTGCATTTGAATTTATTGCAGATGAATACAAGCAACTTGCTTTAGTAAGATTGATCGGGGAAATTGCAGGTTCAGTTTCTATTTTATACGCTTCAGAATTATTAGCCTTATCAAACGGATTAATGCTCGGCGGAATTACCGGAGTAAGACCTACAGAAGTTGTGGTTTTAGGAGCCGGAATCGTTGGAGAATTTGCCACAAAAGCAGCTATCGGTTTAGGAGCAAGTGTAAAAGTTTTTGACAACTCACTCTCAAAACTAAGAAGACTTCATACTTTGGTCGACAGCAGAGTTCCTACATCGATCATCGATCCTAAAGAATTAAGCAAAAGTTTAAGAAGAGCTGACGTTGTAATCGGCGCTTTACCAAGACTCAATATGCAGCCTATCGTTACCGAAGACATGGTAATGAAAATGAAAAAAGGCAGCGTCATCATCGACATTGTTATTGACAACGGAAAAGCCATCGAAACTTCCGAGTTGACAACAATGGATGATCCTTACATCATCAAACACGGCGTTATTCACTGCGGATTACCGAATCTTACGTCAAAAATGCCGAGAACAACTACAAAAGCAATCTCTAATTTCTTTCTTTCATATATTTTGAACTACGATCTTGAAGGTGGTTTTGAAAACATGCTGATCCGCAAAAACGAAATGAAGCAGAGCTTGTACATGTACAAAGGCAGACATACCAAAAAAGTGATCTGCGACCGTTTCGGACTTACGTATCACGACATCAATCTTTTAATATTCTAA
- a CDS encoding histidine kinase: protein MDGNYYMIHDYLIFFGVFAIFFFLTVSIYLFSQNQRLKKRNVKLSESNKLIEHKLNEFQLEHIGTKLNPHLFKNILNSVQSHAYQTYMSLDKLANVLDYILYESNNKFVSPKEELSFALSLIEINKIKINPLFDFRIKSKIDKSDAVFEEKIFAPLLSVDLIENAFKHTDFLASDSFISIVLELEGGIFSMKVSNKASLKNVLHKDHSGFGSQSLDQRLKMIYTNFYSLQKSSKNGIFTAELTINLGEFYDKMRYS from the coding sequence ATGGATGGCAATTACTACATGATTCATGATTATCTGATCTTCTTTGGAGTTTTTGCTATTTTCTTTTTTCTTACGGTGAGTATTTATCTTTTCAGTCAAAATCAGCGATTAAAAAAGAGAAACGTAAAACTTTCTGAAAGCAATAAACTCATTGAGCATAAACTGAATGAGTTTCAGCTGGAACATATAGGAACCAAGCTTAATCCACATTTATTTAAAAATATTCTCAATTCTGTACAGTCGCATGCTTACCAAACGTATATGTCGCTTGACAAACTTGCCAATGTTCTCGACTATATTCTGTACGAAAGCAACAACAAATTTGTAAGTCCAAAAGAAGAATTAAGTTTTGCTTTAAGCCTTATTGAAATTAATAAAATTAAGATCAATCCGCTTTTTGATTTTAGAATTAAATCTAAAATTGACAAATCTGATGCTGTTTTTGAAGAAAAAATATTTGCCCCGCTGCTTTCTGTTGACTTAATTGAAAATGCTTTTAAACATACTGATTTTCTGGCTTCAGATTCTTTTATTTCCATTGTATTGGAACTTGAAGGCGGCATTTTTTCTATGAAAGTGAGTAACAAAGCTTCGCTTAAAAATGTACTGCACAAAGATCACAGTGGTTTTGGAAGTCAGTCTTTAGATCAAAGATTAAAAATGATCTATACCAATTTTTATTCACTTCAAAAAAGTTCAAAAAACGGTATCTTCACCGCAGAATTAACAATCAATTTAGGAGAATTCTATGATAAAATGCGTTATTCTTGA
- a CDS encoding GEVED domain-containing protein, whose protein sequence is MKKTVTKTKLSLFGALVLSTWQVNAQTVSLYSFSQSAGTYTVLTNPTNIAVATASSGAGFLDENVYTLDNVIPFQFSFNGSSYNSVKVHANGFISFGATTSNSTDPISSGLAYSGVISPLGADLASMFNINNLTSSIDHSVVGTAPNREFVVQWSHFRPYSSNPTANSYHDWNFQARLHENGTIKYVYNLSSQGAPSATNAKVGLRGTASNDYVNRTASGNTSSNWNNSTAGTNSSSGIATNYNFLPSQGLTFNWTPPSTCVAPTSQPTNLTLSNTGIIINGSFTGSSPSADKYLILRNLAGTVPNTPVNGTVYTTGNNTSLNSYVAYYGTNTTFENNYNHGIKGNNQYTYRIYSVSSNCSNGPLYNVQNPLTANITNCPISVSGITTSSAATNSFNINWSVSENGTANAINTVLEVATDSNFTNMIAGSPFTLSATTVSQPVNGLQPNTQYYIRGKNVSTQCESSYSSTSTVHTTCLATSMLNENFDSVTGTNNLPNCWSKILTSNNSSTPTISLTTTDNFSAPNNISFYGNGATTTDAATKIILVSPELNNINSGTHRLRFKARRTAADTKVQIVALTGNTASANVEIIQTLPLTTNYEEYIVYINNYSGSANYLGIRRFDGGTWSYMYVDDVIWEPIPTCPELATITLNSTTPVGANISWTNVNDQQPANGYEYIVTTTNTTPANNSAVTTIASGTNTINLSSLSNGTYYFWIRRLCSATEKSPWKSISFITVPTAPAPWKEEFLTSNFPNGWTGWTNGTSPQSFTLGTVRGATGNGVSANNLYKNMFNNAASGTFNTIAVGPLNATDYTFSFDYKQSNYNSPHASLTDWGNFEVQISTDFGTTWATLGTVDNEAGTGSYITKTYSLANYLNQYIKIRINANRTAGDYDLSFDNFEIKSPGNVNPFCLPTYQYNSNGNMITKVTFNTIDNSSPATSGTTPSYEDFTNISTDISQGNTYQISVKGPSSTFPSDVMAYIDFNHNGIFDDTGESFYIGQLADANPANANTITSNITIPSTAVLGNTKMRIVKNTNVAAYSNPSAPNSISGPCATDLRAGQVEDYAVNIVAGSLSTTENNISKGTIRIYPNPTTSIIKIDPKEKIRSFELYNISGQLIKKGGKVEEISLENNASGVYIIKITLENNETSVSKVIKK, encoded by the coding sequence TTGAAAAAAACAGTTACGAAAACAAAACTCAGCTTATTTGGAGCTTTAGTTTTGTCAACTTGGCAAGTTAATGCCCAAACAGTTTCCCTTTATTCTTTTTCACAAAGTGCGGGAACTTACACAGTTTTAACAAATCCTACCAATATTGCTGTTGCTACAGCGAGTTCGGGAGCCGGTTTCTTAGATGAGAATGTTTATACGCTTGACAATGTTATTCCGTTTCAGTTTTCATTTAATGGCAGTTCTTATAATTCTGTAAAGGTTCATGCGAACGGATTTATCAGTTTTGGAGCCACAACTTCCAATTCTACAGATCCTATTTCTTCAGGATTGGCTTATTCAGGCGTAATCTCTCCTTTAGGAGCAGATTTAGCTTCGATGTTTAATATTAATAATTTAACAAGTTCAATTGATCATTCTGTGGTAGGAACTGCTCCCAATCGTGAATTTGTAGTTCAGTGGAGTCATTTCAGACCATACTCTTCAAACCCGACTGCAAACTCTTATCATGACTGGAATTTTCAGGCTAGATTGCATGAAAATGGAACCATAAAATATGTTTACAACCTAAGTTCTCAGGGAGCGCCAAGCGCAACAAATGCCAAAGTTGGTTTAAGAGGAACCGCAAGCAATGATTATGTGAATAGAACTGCTTCAGGAAATACTTCAAGTAATTGGAATAATTCTACAGCAGGAACGAATTCTTCTTCAGGAATTGCTACCAATTATAATTTTTTACCTTCTCAAGGATTGACTTTCAATTGGACTCCGCCTTCAACTTGCGTTGCACCTACTTCACAGCCGACGAATTTAACTTTAAGCAATACTGGAATTATCATCAATGGTAGTTTTACAGGAAGTTCACCTTCAGCAGATAAGTATTTAATTTTAAGAAATTTAGCGGGAACAGTTCCCAATACTCCGGTAAACGGAACAGTTTACACAACCGGAAATAATACTTCTTTGAACAGTTATGTTGCTTATTACGGAACAAACACTACTTTTGAGAATAATTATAATCATGGAATCAAAGGAAACAATCAGTATACTTACAGAATTTATTCTGTAAGCTCAAACTGTTCTAATGGGCCGTTGTATAATGTTCAGAATCCTTTAACAGCAAATATCACAAACTGCCCAATCAGTGTAAGCGGAATTACGACATCAAGTGCTGCTACCAATTCATTCAACATTAATTGGTCTGTTTCAGAAAACGGAACAGCGAATGCGATTAATACCGTTTTAGAGGTTGCAACAGACAGTAATTTTACCAATATGATCGCAGGTTCTCCGTTTACTTTATCTGCAACAACAGTTTCACAGCCTGTAAATGGTTTACAACCCAACACTCAATATTATATTCGAGGGAAAAATGTAAGTACACAATGTGAAAGTTCATATTCTAGTACTTCAACTGTTCATACAACTTGTCTTGCCACTTCTATGTTGAACGAAAATTTCGATTCGGTTACAGGAACAAATAATCTTCCGAACTGCTGGAGTAAAATTTTAACATCAAACAACAGCTCTACTCCAACCATCAGTTTAACGACCACAGATAATTTTTCGGCACCAAACAATATCAGTTTCTATGGAAACGGAGCAACCACTACTGATGCTGCAACAAAAATTATTTTGGTAAGCCCGGAACTGAACAATATCAACAGCGGAACACACAGACTGCGTTTCAAAGCGAGAAGAACTGCTGCAGATACAAAAGTGCAGATCGTAGCTTTAACAGGAAATACAGCTTCTGCAAATGTAGAAATTATTCAGACCTTACCTTTAACAACAAATTATGAGGAATATATAGTTTACATCAATAACTACAGTGGTTCAGCAAACTATCTTGGAATCAGAAGATTTGACGGTGGAACATGGTCTTATATGTATGTAGATGATGTGATTTGGGAGCCTATTCCGACTTGTCCGGAATTAGCAACCATTACTTTAAACAGTACAACACCAGTTGGAGCCAATATTTCTTGGACAAATGTTAACGATCAACAACCAGCAAACGGTTACGAATATATTGTTACAACAACGAATACAACTCCGGCTAATAACTCTGCAGTTACAACAATAGCATCAGGAACAAATACTATCAATCTTTCGTCACTTTCAAACGGAACTTATTATTTCTGGATAAGAAGACTTTGTTCAGCAACAGAAAAAAGTCCTTGGAAATCTATTTCATTTATAACAGTTCCTACCGCTCCGGCACCTTGGAAAGAAGAATTTTTAACATCAAATTTCCCTAATGGATGGACTGGATGGACAAACGGAACGAGCCCACAATCATTCACTTTAGGTACAGTAAGAGGAGCCACAGGAAATGGTGTATCTGCAAACAATTTATATAAAAACATGTTTAATAATGCGGCATCAGGAACTTTCAACACCATTGCAGTTGGACCTTTGAATGCGACAGATTATACTTTTAGTTTTGATTACAAACAATCAAATTACAATAGCCCTCATGCATCATTAACAGATTGGGGAAATTTTGAAGTGCAGATCTCTACAGATTTCGGAACAACATGGGCAACGCTAGGAACCGTGGATAACGAAGCTGGAACAGGAAGCTATATTACAAAAACATATTCTTTAGCAAATTATCTGAATCAATACATAAAAATCAGAATCAATGCGAACAGAACTGCTGGAGATTATGACCTTTCTTTTGATAATTTTGAAATAAAATCTCCCGGAAATGTAAATCCGTTCTGTTTACCAACTTATCAGTACAATTCGAATGGAAATATGATTACAAAAGTAACATTTAACACCATTGATAATAGTTCGCCTGCTACATCTGGAACTACTCCATCGTATGAAGATTTCACAAATATTTCTACAGATATTAGTCAGGGAAATACGTACCAAATTTCTGTAAAAGGACCTTCAAGTACTTTCCCGAGTGACGTGATGGCTTATATAGATTTTAACCACAATGGTATTTTTGATGATACCGGAGAAAGTTTTTATATTGGACAACTTGCTGACGCAAACCCTGCAAATGCAAATACCATTACATCCAATATTACCATTCCTTCAACCGCTGTTTTAGGAAATACCAAAATGCGTATTGTGAAAAATACCAATGTTGCTGCTTATTCAAATCCATCTGCACCAAACTCTATTTCCGGTCCTTGTGCAACAGATTTAAGAGCAGGCCAGGTTGAAGATTATGCCGTAAATATTGTGGCTGGAAGCTTATCAACAACTGAAAACAATATTTCAAAAGGCACAATTAGAATTTATCCAAACCCTACAACATCAATCATTAAAATTGATCCTAAGGAAAAGATTAGATCTTTCGAACTGTACAATATCTCCGGACAATTAATTAAAAAAGGAGGTAAAGTAGAAGAAATATCTTTAGAAAACAATGCTTCAGGAGTTTATATCATTAAAATTACTTTGGAGAACAATGAAACGAGTGTTTCAAAAGTAATAAAAAAATAA
- a CDS encoding LytR/AlgR family response regulator transcription factor, which translates to MIKCVILDDELLAISYLKLLCEQIENVEVVKAFNDPKIFLNEIKNIDCNLCILDIEMPGMTGLQVAELISDSKKIIFTTAYKEYAAEAFDLNVVDYVRKPIKKERLIQAFEKAADLLNNSQKKEFIEWNTNIGKSTIFTEQIAYIKTSEIDSRDKDIILKDGTTIVLKNLNFKSLLEMLPSKDFAQVNKKEIIALSSVKVLSTNEIITTISNESDQFLKLQIGDTYKNSLMEMFGK; encoded by the coding sequence ATGATAAAATGCGTTATTCTTGATGATGAATTGTTGGCGATAAGCTACCTGAAACTTTTATGCGAACAGATTGAAAATGTAGAAGTTGTAAAAGCTTTCAACGATCCTAAAATTTTCCTCAACGAAATAAAAAATATAGACTGCAATCTCTGTATCTTAGATATAGAAATGCCGGGAATGACCGGTCTGCAGGTTGCTGAATTGATTTCCGATTCAAAAAAAATCATTTTTACAACGGCTTACAAAGAATATGCTGCAGAAGCTTTTGATCTGAATGTGGTAGATTATGTAAGAAAACCGATCAAAAAAGAAAGACTGATTCAGGCGTTTGAAAAAGCAGCAGATCTTTTAAACAACAGTCAGAAAAAAGAGTTCATCGAATGGAATACCAACATTGGTAAATCCACGATTTTCACTGAACAGATTGCCTATATTAAAACCTCTGAAATCGACAGTCGTGATAAAGACATTATTCTGAAAGACGGAACGACGATTGTTCTGAAAAATCTCAATTTCAAATCTCTTCTGGAAATGCTTCCTTCAAAAGATTTTGCACAGGTAAATAAGAAAGAAATTATTGCTTTATCATCTGTAAAAGTTTTGTCAACCAACGAAATAATCACAACGATTTCCAATGAATCTGACCAGTTTTTAAAACTTCAGATTGGTGATACTTATAAAAATTCTTTAATGGAAATGTTCGGAAAGTAG
- a CDS encoding T9SS type A sorting domain-containing protein, whose amino-acid sequence MKKSILLFLIFIFQFSFAQLTENDVKFWVGTGSKKAYLIADFNDSDNPTSYVWGYRFDSTTLTMEDLINAIDAADSKVTAEVPSGFLYSFDYNHHVPSTDDYWSTWSGTASNNMTTNNGVNNDPLVDGKWYGMSYGYGFTPGTTFGPPSTPVPAYNSACFNSSQIINWIGTGSNKSLVVIDFGTDNGNGIADSFAFGIQYNGTITAEQALQLIDSQVSEFNYTSAANQISALSLNNFSGNATGNDSWKLYKGKDLSSWRGQSNLSQIQLANNDWFGLSFGARIPFTPTVANVTLSVSDAVKQSFKIYPNPATDFLIIETQDNIKDINIYSISGRRVMNTQNKKINIQSLQSGVYFIEIKTNQSTTTHKIIKK is encoded by the coding sequence ATGAAAAAATCAATACTTCTTTTTTTAATTTTTATATTCCAATTTTCATTTGCTCAACTTACAGAAAATGATGTCAAATTCTGGGTTGGTACTGGTTCTAAAAAAGCTTATTTAATTGCAGATTTTAACGATTCAGACAATCCTACTTCTTATGTTTGGGGCTATAGATTTGATTCTACCACTTTAACAATGGAAGATCTAATCAATGCAATCGACGCGGCAGATTCTAAAGTTACCGCAGAAGTACCGAGCGGTTTTTTATATAGTTTTGATTATAATCACCACGTTCCAAGTACAGATGATTACTGGTCGACTTGGTCGGGAACTGCTTCAAATAACATGACCACGAATAATGGCGTCAATAATGATCCGTTAGTTGACGGTAAATGGTACGGAATGTCTTATGGATATGGTTTTACACCGGGAACAACATTCGGTCCGCCTTCCACTCCGGTTCCAGCTTACAATTCTGCTTGTTTTAATTCATCTCAAATTATTAATTGGATCGGAACAGGAAGTAATAAAAGTTTAGTTGTTATAGATTTCGGGACTGATAACGGTAACGGAATTGCTGATTCTTTTGCTTTTGGAATTCAATACAATGGAACAATTACAGCAGAACAGGCTTTACAATTAATCGATTCTCAAGTAAGTGAATTCAATTATACTTCAGCAGCCAACCAAATTTCAGCATTATCATTAAACAATTTCTCAGGAAATGCAACAGGAAACGATTCTTGGAAATTATACAAAGGAAAAGATCTTTCAAGCTGGAGAGGACAGAGCAATCTTTCACAAATTCAGCTTGCCAATAACGATTGGTTTGGATTAAGTTTTGGAGCGAGAATACCATTTACTCCAACTGTTGCCAATGTAACTTTAAGTGTTTCAGATGCTGTGAAACAAAGCTTTAAGATTTATCCAAATCCAGCTACAGATTTTCTGATTATTGAAACTCAGGACAACATTAAAGATATTAATATCTACTCTATTTCAGGACGAAGAGTGATGAATACTCAGAATAAAAAGATTAATATTCAAAGTCTACAGTCGGGTGTTTATTTTATTGAAATTAAAACCAATCAGTCGACAACGACTCATAAAATCATCAAAAAGTAG
- the dnaG gene encoding DNA primase, with translation MISKQTIDKIFSTIRVEEIVGEYVQLKRAGSNFKGLSPFHEEKSPSLVVSPSKQIWKDFSTGKGGTAISFLMEIENFTYPEALRHAAKKYGIEIEEDQREFSEEAKNAQSEKDLLYKIHEVANDFYQNTLWENDEGRAIGLSYFRERELKDDIIKKFQLGFSPEKKNAFTEFAIEKGYTKEVLEKSGLSIFPENAPNGIDRFRERVMFPIHSFSGRVLGFGARILRNNIKTAKYLNSPETEIYHKSNVLYGLNQSKQAISRKNICLLVEGYMDVISLHMSGIENVVASSGTSLTTEQIKLIKRLTENVTILFDGDNAGIKASFRSIDMLLTEGMNIRVLLFPDGDDPDSFARKHPQEYVEKFIENQALDFIDFKAEILLKEVGNDPIKKAEAIRDIVKSVGFVQNALKREVYLKEVSNKFGLSEQSLFNELDVQRQVNQNHNQNAQQQKENAAPVKMEIVPLDEEKGDPYLYDVLFMENKLVDHMLMFGDVVLKRKDDNNTDYQITVIEEILHHFEEEQYQFLVKGNKIIIDQVKEGIQNDELRSGSFFVSFMDEQITTKVVDALIPLDDLENWSSRNIHPPNYGDKVAEQIKGDVLLHKYRYIDYLIKETIVELEKYSSTDEVKYFELIKKITLLKQASIRLSDIIEYSPIKGIYVDRKR, from the coding sequence ATGATTTCCAAACAAACTATAGACAAGATTTTCTCGACAATTCGTGTTGAGGAGATTGTTGGCGAATATGTGCAGCTGAAAAGAGCGGGATCAAATTTTAAAGGTCTGAGTCCGTTTCATGAAGAAAAATCGCCCAGTTTGGTAGTTTCTCCAAGTAAGCAAATTTGGAAAGATTTCTCAACCGGAAAAGGAGGAACTGCGATTTCTTTTTTAATGGAAATCGAAAACTTTACCTATCCTGAAGCTCTTCGTCACGCTGCCAAAAAATACGGAATCGAAATTGAAGAAGACCAGCGTGAATTTTCTGAGGAAGCAAAAAATGCACAGTCTGAAAAAGATTTATTGTATAAAATTCATGAGGTTGCCAATGATTTTTATCAGAATACGCTTTGGGAAAATGATGAAGGCAGAGCGATCGGTCTCTCGTATTTCAGAGAGCGTGAGCTGAAAGATGATATCATTAAAAAGTTTCAGCTTGGTTTTTCGCCTGAAAAGAAAAATGCTTTTACAGAATTTGCCATTGAAAAAGGCTATACAAAAGAAGTTTTAGAAAAATCCGGACTTTCTATTTTTCCTGAAAATGCTCCGAACGGAATTGACCGTTTTCGTGAGCGGGTTATGTTCCCGATTCACAGTTTTTCGGGCAGAGTATTAGGTTTTGGAGCGAGAATTCTTAGAAATAATATTAAAACTGCTAAATATCTCAATTCTCCGGAAACAGAAATTTATCATAAGTCGAATGTTCTTTATGGTTTAAACCAAAGCAAGCAGGCGATTTCCAGAAAAAACATCTGTCTTTTGGTGGAAGGTTATATGGATGTGATTTCGCTGCATATGTCCGGAATTGAAAATGTTGTAGCAAGTTCAGGAACTTCTTTAACAACTGAACAAATTAAGCTTATCAAAAGACTCACAGAAAATGTGACAATTCTTTTTGATGGTGATAATGCAGGAATTAAAGCGAGTTTCAGAAGTATTGATATGCTTTTGACGGAAGGAATGAACATCAGAGTTCTTCTTTTTCCGGATGGTGACGACCCCGATTCTTTTGCCAGAAAACATCCGCAGGAATACGTTGAAAAATTCATCGAAAATCAAGCGCTGGATTTTATTGATTTTAAAGCTGAAATTCTTTTAAAAGAAGTAGGAAATGATCCTATAAAAAAAGCAGAAGCGATCCGGGATATTGTAAAATCTGTCGGATTTGTTCAGAATGCTTTGAAAAGAGAAGTTTACCTGAAAGAAGTTTCCAATAAATTTGGTCTTTCTGAGCAGAGTTTATTTAATGAACTTGATGTTCAGAGACAGGTTAATCAAAATCATAATCAAAACGCTCAACAGCAAAAGGAAAATGCAGCTCCCGTTAAAATGGAGATTGTTCCTTTAGATGAAGAAAAAGGAGATCCTTATCTGTACGATGTTTTATTTATGGAAAACAAATTGGTCGATCATATGTTGATGTTCGGTGATGTTGTTTTAAAGCGAAAAGATGACAACAATACTGATTATCAAATTACGGTCATCGAAGAAATTCTGCATCATTTTGAAGAAGAACAATATCAGTTTCTTGTAAAAGGAAACAAAATTATTATTGATCAGGTGAAAGAAGGTATTCAAAACGACGAGCTTCGAAGCGGAAGTTTTTTTGTCAGTTTTATGGATGAGCAGATTACCACAAAAGTAGTTGATGCCTTGATTCCTTTAGATGATTTGGAAAACTGGAGTTCACGAAATATTCATCCACCCAATTATGGCGATAAAGTTGCCGAACAGATCAAAGGTGACGTTTTGCTTCATAAATACCGCTACATTGATTATTTAATTAAAGAAACGATTGTTGAACTCGAAAAATACAGCAGTACCGATGAGGTGAAATATTTTGAGTTGATTAAAAAAATTACCTTATTAAAACAGGCTTCTATCAGACTCAGTGATATTATTGAATATTCGCCGATTAAAGGAATTTATGTTGATAGAAAGCGATAG